The Streptomyces sp. NBC_01255 genome window below encodes:
- a CDS encoding PH domain-containing protein, with protein sequence MTTPEPTPEPTPEPTPEAGNEPKPEAGQQFADRVFRSPLGIASGVFLLILAVLFSGDALIRGEGRTPWLALAGVVLAVPLIVAFTIRPAVYANDRRLRIRNPFRSITLPWASVADLRAGYSTEVFTQEGAKYQLWAVPVSLRKRKTAARRAARASQDDPHGRTSVTADVRDHASRSAPGDQTVADLRELAALHAGDPGAQGEPQVRWAYEIIAPAVAGLLLLVILLATG encoded by the coding sequence ATGACGACCCCGGAGCCGACCCCCGAGCCGACCCCTGAGCCGACCCCCGAGGCAGGCAACGAGCCGAAGCCGGAGGCCGGGCAGCAGTTCGCCGACCGCGTCTTCCGCTCGCCCCTCGGCATCGCGAGCGGTGTGTTCCTGCTGATCCTCGCGGTCCTCTTCAGCGGCGACGCGCTGATCCGGGGCGAGGGCCGGACTCCCTGGCTCGCGCTCGCGGGGGTCGTCCTCGCCGTCCCGCTGATCGTCGCCTTCACGATCCGGCCCGCCGTGTACGCCAACGACCGGCGGCTCCGCATCCGCAACCCGTTCCGGTCGATCACGCTGCCCTGGGCCTCCGTCGCCGACCTCCGCGCCGGCTACTCCACCGAGGTCTTCACGCAGGAGGGCGCCAAGTACCAGCTGTGGGCCGTCCCCGTCTCGCTGCGGAAGCGGAAGACCGCGGCGCGGCGTGCCGCCCGCGCCTCGCAGGACGACCCCCACGGCCGTACCTCCGTCACCGCCGACGTACGGGACCACGCGTCCCGGAGCGCGCCCGGCGACCAGACCGTCGCCGATCTGCGCGAGCTCGCCGCGCTCCACGCCGGCGACCCGGGCGCGCAGGGCGAGCCGCAGGTGCGCTGGGCGTACGAGATCATCGCCCCCGCGGTCGCCGGGCTGCTGCTGCTCGTGATCCTCCTCGCGACGGGCTGA
- the deoC gene encoding deoxyribose-phosphate aldolase, giving the protein MPTTASAASAFADVTASDGALRRFLHGLPGVDAVGLEARAASLGTRSIKTTAKAYAIDLAISMIDLTTLEGADTPGKVRALAAKAVNPDPTDRTTPTTAAVCVYPDMVATAKAAVAGSGVKVASVATAFPAGRAALPVKLADTADAIAAGADEIDMVIDRGAFLSGHYLKVYEQIAAIKAECGDRARLKVIFETGELSTYDNIRRASWLGMMAGADFIKTSTGKVAVNATPANTLLMLEAVRDFRAQTGVQIGVKPAGGIRNTKEAIKFLVLVNETVGEDWLDNHWFRFGASSLLNDLLMQRQKLATGRYSGPDYVTVD; this is encoded by the coding sequence ATGCCCACCACTGCATCCGCAGCTTCCGCATTCGCCGACGTGACCGCGTCCGACGGTGCGCTGCGCCGCTTCCTCCACGGGCTGCCCGGCGTCGATGCCGTCGGCCTGGAGGCGCGCGCCGCGTCCCTCGGCACCCGCTCGATCAAGACCACGGCGAAGGCCTACGCCATCGACCTGGCCATTTCCATGATCGACCTGACGACGCTCGAAGGCGCGGACACCCCGGGCAAGGTCCGGGCGCTCGCCGCCAAGGCCGTCAACCCCGATCCGACCGACCGTACGACCCCGACGACCGCCGCCGTCTGCGTCTACCCCGACATGGTGGCCACCGCCAAGGCCGCCGTCGCGGGCTCCGGCGTCAAGGTCGCCTCGGTCGCCACCGCCTTCCCGGCCGGGCGCGCCGCGCTCCCCGTGAAGCTGGCCGACACGGCGGACGCCATCGCCGCGGGCGCCGACGAGATCGACATGGTCATCGACCGCGGCGCGTTCCTCTCCGGCCACTACCTGAAGGTCTACGAGCAGATCGCCGCGATCAAGGCGGAGTGCGGCGACCGCGCCCGCCTCAAGGTGATCTTCGAGACCGGCGAGCTGTCCACGTACGACAACATCCGCCGCGCCTCCTGGCTCGGCATGATGGCCGGCGCGGACTTCATCAAGACCTCGACCGGCAAGGTCGCGGTCAACGCCACCCCCGCCAACACCCTGCTCATGCTGGAGGCCGTGCGGGACTTCCGCGCGCAGACCGGCGTGCAGATCGGCGTGAAGCCGGCCGGCGGCATCCGCAACACCAAGGAAGCCATCAAGTTCCTGGTGCTCGTCAACGAGACCGTGGGCGAGGACTGGCTGGACAACCACTGGTTCCGCTTCGGCGCTTCCAGCCTGCTCAACGACCTGCTGATGCAGCGCCAGAAGCTGGCGACCGGCCGTTACTCCGGCCCCGATTACGTGACGGTGGACTGA
- the pstS gene encoding phosphate ABC transporter substrate-binding protein PstS, translated as MRPVPATRSLLGLAAALCALLALLVRPPAAQAAGYTKITGSGSTWSSNAVEQWRRNIGANIGLTVNFNANGSSQGREQFKNGTVDFAVSEIPYGLKDGSATDVPPGRGYAYMPIVAGGTAFMYNLRIGGRQVTNLRLSGSVLARIFTGQLTMWNAPEIKADNPGLTLPARRIVPVVRSDGSGTTAQFTTWLAKEHGGVWDDYCRRAGRQTPCGMTSYFPVAPGATAVAKSGSLGVSAHVRQPQGEGAITYVEYSYAVNAHFPVAKILNSAGYYVEPTASSVAVALLDARINENKSSTDYLTQILDDVYRSKDSRSYPLSSYSYMVVPTTETAPHTKEKGRSLGTFARYFLCEGQQQAEELGYSPLPRNLVQAGFEQVRRIPGAPTGAVDLSDCRNPTFSADGTNTLAKNAPRPKDCDKRGATQCADGTGGARGTATPVNNGGSSGGGTANGGSSNGGSTSGTSTGGNGNGNGGSGTGSGSGGSGSSTGGGATGSGTGGSGTGGTGGSGTGSGSGSSTGGGGTGSGTGSGSGSATGGGTGSGAATGGTGGAAVDPDTGEILTGGSDGGATGGGGTGTGQDSGGGMIVGTPVTLAADTGAGLRGLLMALSAVLLLATVIAPPLVGRALAARARRDGGTR; from the coding sequence GTGAGACCCGTCCCCGCCACCCGCAGCCTCCTGGGGCTCGCCGCCGCCCTGTGCGCGCTGCTCGCCCTCCTCGTCCGCCCGCCCGCCGCCCAGGCCGCCGGATACACCAAGATCACCGGCTCCGGCTCGACCTGGAGCTCCAACGCCGTCGAGCAGTGGCGCCGCAACATCGGCGCCAACATCGGACTGACCGTCAACTTCAACGCCAACGGCTCCTCCCAGGGCCGCGAGCAGTTCAAGAACGGCACCGTCGACTTCGCCGTCTCCGAGATCCCGTACGGCCTCAAGGACGGCAGCGCCACCGACGTACCGCCGGGCCGCGGCTATGCGTACATGCCGATCGTCGCGGGCGGCACCGCCTTCATGTACAACCTCCGGATAGGCGGCCGGCAGGTCACCAACCTGCGCCTCTCCGGCTCCGTCCTGGCCCGCATCTTCACCGGGCAGCTGACCATGTGGAACGCGCCCGAGATCAAGGCCGACAACCCCGGCCTCACCCTCCCGGCCCGCCGCATCGTGCCCGTCGTGCGCTCCGACGGCTCGGGCACCACCGCCCAGTTCACCACCTGGCTCGCCAAGGAGCACGGCGGCGTCTGGGACGACTACTGCCGGCGCGCGGGCCGCCAGACGCCCTGCGGCATGACCTCCTACTTCCCCGTCGCGCCCGGCGCCACGGCCGTCGCCAAGTCCGGCTCGCTCGGAGTCTCCGCACACGTCCGCCAGCCGCAGGGCGAGGGCGCCATCACCTACGTCGAGTACTCGTACGCCGTGAACGCCCACTTCCCGGTCGCCAAGATCCTCAACTCCGCCGGGTACTACGTCGAGCCGACCGCCTCCAGCGTCGCCGTCGCCCTGCTCGACGCCCGCATCAACGAGAACAAGTCCTCGACCGACTACCTGACCCAGATCCTCGACGACGTCTACCGGTCGAAGGACTCGCGCAGCTACCCGCTCTCCAGCTACAGCTACATGGTCGTCCCCACCACGGAGACCGCCCCGCACACCAAGGAGAAGGGCCGCTCGCTCGGCACCTTCGCCCGCTACTTCCTCTGCGAGGGCCAGCAGCAGGCCGAGGAGCTCGGCTACTCGCCGCTGCCGAGGAACCTCGTCCAGGCCGGCTTCGAACAGGTCCGCCGGATACCCGGGGCGCCCACCGGCGCCGTCGACCTCTCCGACTGCCGCAACCCCACCTTCTCGGCGGACGGCACCAACACCCTCGCCAAGAACGCGCCGAGGCCGAAGGACTGCGACAAGCGCGGTGCGACCCAGTGTGCCGACGGCACCGGCGGCGCGCGCGGCACGGCCACGCCGGTGAACAACGGCGGGTCGAGCGGGGGAGGGACCGCCAACGGCGGTTCCAGCAACGGCGGCTCCACCTCCGGGACGTCGACGGGCGGGAACGGGAACGGGAACGGGGGCTCCGGTACGGGCTCGGGCTCCGGCGGCTCGGGTTCCTCCACCGGCGGCGGCGCCACGGGCTCCGGCACCGGCGGCTCCGGTACGGGCGGGACCGGCGGCTCCGGTACGGGCTCGGGCTCCGGGTCCTCGACCGGCGGGGGCGGTACGGGTTCGGGCACCGGCTCCGGCTCGGGCTCCGCGACCGGCGGCGGTACGGGCTCCGGTGCCGCGACCGGCGGGACCGGCGGCGCCGCCGTCGACCCCGACACGGGCGAGATCCTCACCGGCGGCTCCGACGGCGGCGCCACGGGCGGCGGCGGCACGGGCACCGGACAGGACTCCGGCGGCGGCATGATCGTCGGCACCCCCGTCACCCTCGCCGCCGACACGGGCGCCGGACTGCGCGGGCTGCTCATGGCGCTCTCCGCCGTCCTGCTGCTCGCCACGGTCATCGCACCCCCGCTCGTCGGCCGCGCCCTCGCGGCCCGCGCCCGGCGCGACGGAGGCACCCGATGA
- a CDS encoding sortase: protein MTTATPPAAAPRAGLALAGAALCVLAALLIGFAANLTVVGHLQHARDQSTAYDDLREQLALGTAPVGQSTYDGKPLALGAPVALLRIPALGIREVVAEGTTSGVLMSGPGHRRDTALPGQAGASVIMGRQWGYGSPFNDVHRLPAGARVEVTTGQGKAVYEVTAIRRPGDPNPTPLGAGEGRLTLMTASGGAYTPEDVLRVDAKLIGDAQPSPARPLRPGWITAAEKPLAGESDVWPGIFLGVQALLAAAILTVLARRRWGTRQTWVAAVPVLVALGVLVSGQLTRLLPNLL, encoded by the coding sequence GTGACCACCGCAACGCCACCCGCAGCCGCCCCCCGCGCCGGGCTCGCCCTGGCCGGGGCGGCGCTGTGCGTCCTCGCCGCGCTCCTCATCGGCTTCGCCGCCAACCTGACCGTGGTCGGCCACCTCCAGCACGCCCGCGACCAGTCCACCGCCTACGACGACCTGCGCGAGCAACTCGCCCTCGGCACCGCACCCGTGGGCCAGTCCACGTACGACGGCAAGCCCCTCGCCCTCGGCGCCCCGGTCGCCCTCCTCCGCATCCCCGCGCTCGGCATCCGCGAGGTCGTCGCCGAGGGCACCACCTCCGGCGTCCTCATGTCGGGACCCGGCCACCGCCGGGACACGGCCCTGCCCGGCCAGGCCGGGGCCAGCGTGATCATGGGACGCCAATGGGGGTACGGCAGCCCGTTCAACGACGTCCACCGCCTGCCGGCCGGCGCCCGCGTCGAGGTGACGACCGGTCAGGGCAAGGCCGTGTACGAGGTGACGGCGATCCGCCGCCCCGGCGACCCGAACCCCACCCCCCTCGGCGCGGGGGAAGGACGCCTCACGCTGATGACGGCGAGCGGCGGCGCGTACACCCCCGAGGACGTGCTCCGCGTCGACGCCAAGCTGATCGGCGACGCGCAGCCCAGCCCCGCCCGGCCGCTGCGCCCCGGCTGGATCACCGCCGCCGAGAAGCCGCTCGCGGGCGAGTCCGACGTGTGGCCCGGGATCTTCCTCGGCGTCCAGGCGCTGCTCGCCGCCGCGATCCTCACCGTCCTCGCCCGCCGCCGCTGGGGCACCCGGCAGACCTGGGTCGCCGCCGTCCCGGTCCTCGTCGCCCTCGGGGTCCTCGTCTCCGGGCAGCTGACCCGGCTCCTCCCCAACCTCCTCTGA
- a CDS encoding DUF1508 domain-containing protein, protein MTKDTGVSTTRCLVDLTTDGRYGWRLVAQNGRVVARSGGCYDDHDECRDAFLALCAGHAAMAGGVQHTAGGNGWVWLLRDAEGRTTALSGRSYERHSTCRTAYQRFRTLLAAEGERWTTTVLW, encoded by the coding sequence ATGACCAAGGACACCGGTGTGTCCACGACGCGCTGTCTGGTCGACTTAACGACCGACGGGCGGTACGGATGGCGACTCGTCGCCCAGAACGGACGGGTCGTCGCGCGGTCGGGGGGCTGCTACGACGACCACGACGAATGCAGGGACGCCTTCCTGGCCCTGTGCGCCGGACACGCCGCCATGGCCGGCGGGGTGCAGCACACCGCCGGCGGCAACGGCTGGGTCTGGCTGCTGCGCGACGCCGAGGGGCGGACCACCGCCCTCTCCGGGCGTTCCTACGAGCGGCACTCCACATGTCGTACCGCGTACCAGCGCTTCCGGACCCTGCTCGCCGCCGAAGGCGAGCGATGGACGACAACTGTCTTGTGGTGA
- a CDS encoding class F sortase: MSARPRSRTTAALLVVAALTGLVGCSAGAAPTAATPPARVAEATAPAPTASTAPVRPLARSLPVRVQVPSAGVDTGPVLELGLAADGTVEVPSVADADRIGWYDKGVTPGETGPAVLIGHFDTARGPAVLKNVSRVRVGDEIAVTRADGKVAVFRVRELEQVDKKTFPTAKVYGDTTRPELRLVTCGGELVDGHRPDNIILYADLVATRAA, encoded by the coding sequence GTGAGCGCCCGTCCCCGTTCTCGTACCACCGCGGCCCTCCTCGTCGTGGCCGCCCTCACCGGGCTCGTCGGCTGCTCGGCCGGGGCCGCGCCCACCGCCGCCACCCCGCCCGCGCGCGTCGCCGAGGCCACCGCGCCCGCGCCGACGGCGAGCACCGCCCCCGTCCGGCCGCTGGCCCGCTCGCTGCCCGTCCGCGTCCAGGTGCCCAGCGCGGGCGTGGACACCGGCCCCGTCCTGGAACTGGGCCTCGCCGCCGACGGCACCGTCGAGGTGCCCTCGGTCGCGGACGCCGACCGCATCGGCTGGTACGACAAGGGCGTCACGCCCGGCGAGACCGGCCCCGCCGTCCTCATCGGCCATTTCGACACCGCCCGCGGCCCCGCCGTCCTGAAGAACGTCTCGCGGGTCCGGGTGGGCGACGAGATCGCCGTGACCCGGGCGGACGGCAAGGTCGCCGTGTTCCGGGTCAGGGAGCTGGAGCAGGTCGACAAGAAGACCTTCCCGACGGCCAAGGTGTACGGCGACACCACGCGCCCCGAGCTGCGCCTCGTCACCTGTGGCGGAGAGCTGGTCGACGGCCACCGGCCCGACAACATCATTCTGTACGCGGATCTCGTGGCCACGCGGGCCGCCTGA
- a CDS encoding substrate-binding domain-containing protein: MNVKSRARIGAALGVAALGLGVALAPAAQADPNPITQYRTLAGTGSDTTQDVLNGLGNVVVNAVNQKIIASWDATGSATIKTKATGCVINRPNGSSAGIDALRNAVDTNSGCLDFARSSRGPVDTSTTDLTWIPFAKDAVSWVKRSDSALPSDLTAVQLKGIYECTTTSLNGVALTPILPQANSGTRQFFLSSIGVTTPGACVQQGVQENDGTVLDTAGDIAPYSVAQYTAQEKAVVTDRRGAAVLGSVGTVAPRNADKTLNLSFPFTRDVYNVVPTAKLTNATIASTFVGSTSKVCAAGTTIANYGFGTLGTACGATTVKGER; the protein is encoded by the coding sequence GTGAACGTCAAGTCCCGCGCTCGTATCGGTGCTGCCCTCGGTGTGGCCGCCCTCGGTCTCGGTGTCGCCCTCGCCCCCGCCGCGCAGGCCGACCCCAACCCGATCACCCAGTACCGCACCCTGGCCGGTACCGGCTCCGACACGACCCAGGACGTCCTGAACGGCCTCGGCAACGTCGTCGTCAACGCCGTGAACCAGAAGATCATCGCCTCCTGGGACGCCACCGGCTCCGCCACCATCAAGACCAAGGCGACCGGCTGTGTGATCAACCGCCCCAACGGCTCCTCGGCCGGCATCGACGCCCTGCGCAACGCCGTGGACACCAACTCCGGCTGCCTCGACTTCGCCCGCTCCTCGCGCGGCCCGGTCGACACCAGCACCACGGACCTGACCTGGATCCCCTTCGCCAAGGACGCGGTGTCCTGGGTGAAGCGCTCCGACAGCGCCCTGCCGTCCGACCTGACGGCGGTCCAGCTGAAGGGCATCTACGAGTGCACCACCACGTCCCTCAACGGTGTGGCGCTCACCCCGATCCTGCCGCAGGCCAACTCCGGCACCCGTCAGTTCTTCCTCTCCTCCATCGGTGTGACCACGCCGGGCGCCTGCGTCCAGCAGGGTGTCCAGGAGAACGACGGCACGGTCCTCGACACGGCCGGTGACATCGCGCCGTACTCCGTCGCCCAGTACACGGCGCAGGAGAAGGCCGTCGTCACGGACCGCCGCGGCGCCGCCGTGCTCGGCTCCGTCGGCACCGTCGCGCCCCGCAACGCCGACAAGACGCTCAACCTCTCCTTCCCCTTCACCCGTGACGTCTACAACGTCGTCCCGACCGCGAAGCTGACGAACGCCACGATCGCCTCCACCTTCGTCGGCTCGACCTCCAAGGTCTGCGCCGCCGGCACGACGATCGCCAACTACGGCTTCGGCACCCTCGGCACCGCCTGCGGCGCCACGACCGTCAAGGGCGAGCGCTGA
- a CDS encoding aldehyde dehydrogenase family protein gives MASVFEYAPAPESRSVVDIAPNYGLFIDGEFVEAADGKVFKTVSPSTEEVLSEVAQAGAEDVDRAVKAARKAFEKWSALPGSERAKYLFRIARIIQERSRELAVLETLDNGKPIKETRDADLPLVAAHFFYYAGWADKLDHAGYGANPRPLGVAGQVIPWNFPLLMLAWKIAPALATGNTVVLKPAETTPLSALFFADICRQAGLPKGVVNILPGYGDTGAALVEHPDVNKVAFTGSTAVGKSIARSIAGTHKKVTLELGGKGANIVFDDAPIDQAVEGIVNGIFFNQGQVCCAGSRLLVQESIQDEVLDSLKRRLSTLRLGDPLDKNTDIGAINSSEQLARITSLVDRGEAEGAERWTAPCELPSAGYWFAPTLFTGVTQAHTVARDEIFGPVLSVLTFRTPDEAVAKANNSQYGLSAGIWTEKGSRILAVASKLRAGVVWANTFNKFDPTSPFGGYKESGFGREGGRHGLEAYLDV, from the coding sequence ATGGCATCTGTATTCGAGTACGCGCCGGCGCCCGAGTCCCGGTCCGTCGTCGACATCGCGCCCAACTACGGCCTGTTCATCGACGGCGAGTTCGTCGAGGCGGCCGACGGCAAGGTCTTCAAGACCGTCTCCCCCTCCACCGAGGAGGTCCTGTCCGAGGTCGCCCAGGCGGGCGCCGAGGACGTGGACCGCGCGGTGAAGGCGGCCCGGAAGGCCTTCGAGAAGTGGTCGGCGCTGCCCGGCTCCGAGCGCGCCAAGTACCTCTTCCGCATCGCCCGGATCATCCAGGAGCGCAGCCGCGAGCTGGCCGTCCTGGAGACCCTGGACAACGGCAAGCCGATCAAGGAGACGCGCGACGCGGACCTCCCGCTGGTCGCCGCGCACTTCTTCTACTACGCGGGCTGGGCCGACAAGCTCGACCACGCCGGCTACGGCGCGAACCCGCGCCCGCTGGGCGTGGCGGGCCAGGTCATTCCCTGGAACTTCCCCCTCCTCATGCTGGCGTGGAAGATCGCCCCGGCCCTCGCGACGGGCAACACGGTCGTCCTGAAGCCGGCCGAGACGACCCCGCTCTCCGCCCTGTTCTTCGCGGACATCTGCCGCCAGGCCGGGCTGCCGAAGGGCGTCGTCAACATCCTTCCCGGTTACGGGGACACCGGCGCCGCGCTGGTCGAGCACCCGGACGTGAACAAGGTCGCCTTCACCGGCTCGACCGCGGTCGGCAAGTCCATCGCGCGCTCGATCGCCGGTACGCACAAGAAGGTCACCCTCGAACTGGGCGGCAAGGGCGCGAACATCGTCTTCGACGACGCCCCCATCGACCAGGCCGTCGAGGGCATCGTCAACGGCATCTTCTTCAACCAGGGCCAGGTCTGCTGCGCGGGCTCGCGCCTGCTGGTCCAGGAGTCGATCCAGGACGAGGTGCTCGACAGCCTGAAGCGCCGCCTCTCCACGCTCCGCCTCGGCGACCCGCTGGACAAGAACACCGACATCGGCGCCATCAACTCCTCCGAGCAGCTGGCCCGCATCACCTCGCTGGTGGACCGGGGCGAGGCGGAGGGCGCCGAGCGCTGGACCGCCCCCTGCGAGCTCCCGTCGGCCGGTTACTGGTTCGCCCCGACGCTCTTCACGGGCGTCACGCAGGCGCACACGGTCGCCCGCGACGAGATCTTCGGCCCGGTCCTGTCGGTGCTGACGTTCCGTACGCCGGACGAGGCCGTGGCGAAGGCCAACAACAGCCAGTACGGCCTGTCGGCCGGCATCTGGACGGAGAAGGGCTCCCGCATCCTCGCGGTCGCGTCCAAGCTCCGCGCCGGTGTCGTCTGGGCCAATACGTTCAACAAGTTCGACCCGACCTCGCCCTTCGGCGGATACAAGGAGTCGGGCTTCGGCCGCGAGGGTGGCCGTCACGGTCTGGAGGCCTACCTCGATGTCTGA
- the pstC gene encoding phosphate ABC transporter permease subunit PstC, with amino-acid sequence MTTETLDPLPGPPAGTPADPPPDTPRRLHADPGLPDRVFRTVARTGGGLVLAVMLLVGGFLLLRAWQALDRAGFSFLSTESWEPDAGRFGIAAVLLGTILIALVAIVVAVPLATGAALYISEYAAPRLRRTLVSTVDLMAAVPSVVYGLWGVFWLEESILPIARWISAYLGWIPFLRVDGADPDDPLAPPTVYTSSTFVAGLVVAMMVAPIICSIMREVFSQAPAGEREGAYALGATRWGMIRSVVLPFGRGGMIGGTMLGLGRALGETIAVYMVISQVFTIQWHVLQTGTSSVSSLIALRYGEATPFGMSALMAAGFALFVMTLIVNFAASSIVARSRSGATSDA; translated from the coding sequence GTGACCACCGAGACCCTTGACCCGCTGCCCGGACCGCCGGCCGGCACACCGGCGGACCCGCCGCCCGACACGCCGCGACGGCTCCACGCCGACCCCGGCCTTCCCGACCGGGTCTTCCGCACCGTCGCCCGCACCGGCGGCGGCCTCGTCCTCGCGGTCATGCTCCTCGTCGGCGGCTTCCTGCTCCTGCGCGCCTGGCAGGCCCTCGACCGCGCCGGATTCTCCTTCCTCAGCACCGAGAGCTGGGAGCCCGACGCCGGCCGCTTCGGCATCGCCGCCGTCCTCCTCGGCACGATCCTCATCGCCCTCGTCGCGATCGTCGTCGCCGTCCCGCTCGCCACCGGCGCCGCGCTCTACATCTCCGAGTACGCCGCGCCCCGCCTGCGCCGCACGCTCGTCTCCACCGTCGACCTCATGGCCGCCGTGCCCTCCGTCGTCTACGGCCTGTGGGGCGTCTTCTGGCTGGAGGAGTCGATCCTCCCGATCGCCCGCTGGATCTCCGCCTACCTGGGCTGGATCCCGTTCCTCCGGGTCGACGGCGCCGACCCCGACGACCCGCTCGCCCCGCCCACCGTCTACACCTCGTCCACCTTCGTCGCCGGCCTCGTCGTCGCGATGATGGTCGCGCCGATCATCTGCTCGATCATGCGCGAGGTCTTCTCCCAGGCGCCGGCCGGCGAACGCGAGGGCGCCTACGCGCTCGGCGCCACCCGCTGGGGCATGATCCGCAGCGTCGTCCTGCCCTTCGGCAGGGGCGGCATGATCGGCGGCACCATGCTCGGCCTCGGCCGGGCCCTCGGCGAGACCATCGCCGTCTACATGGTCATCTCGCAGGTCTTCACCATCCAGTGGCACGTCCTGCAGACCGGCACGAGCTCGGTGTCCTCCCTCATCGCCCTGCGCTACGGCGAGGCCACCCCCTTCGGCATGTCCGCGCTCATGGCCGCCGGCTTCGCGCTCTTCGTCATGACCCTGATCGTCAACTTCGCCGCCTCGTCCATCGTCGCCCGCAGCCGCTCCGGCGCCACCAGCGACGCGTAA
- the pstA gene encoding phosphate ABC transporter permease PstA — protein MTIAPERPPVSPPAVPPPPSSSSAPGPERRRSTGSLRSTDVYAVLGAAAASLALTWLLFARLLPFSGAVGFVLVAYVLFLGLYALLVSFDEDGPAVRDRIAGVVVRSLGLVLLAVLVFVVAFTLWEGREALVHLNFFTEDMSLAGPLEPLDVGGILHAVVGTLEQVGIALALTVPSGIVCAVFLNEVPGPFARLVRTIVEAMTALPSIVAGLFIYATVILALGTERSGFAASLALSVMMLPIIIRAADVVIRLVPGTLREASYAMGSSRWRTVWHVVLPTARSGLTTAVILGTARGVGETSPVLLTAGFTAELNALPTSGAQVSLPLATFELVKSPEPNMIARGFGTAAVLMLLVLLLFVLARIAGGRGPGQLTKRQERRRAEASRKDAARQAAAPRSAARPGRSVPAPSRSTP, from the coding sequence ATGACCATCGCCCCCGAGCGGCCCCCGGTGAGCCCGCCCGCCGTGCCGCCCCCGCCGTCGTCCTCCTCCGCGCCCGGACCCGAGCGGCGGCGCTCCACCGGCAGCCTGCGCTCCACCGACGTGTACGCCGTGCTCGGCGCCGCGGCCGCCTCGCTCGCCCTCACCTGGCTGCTCTTCGCCCGCCTGCTGCCCTTCAGCGGCGCCGTCGGCTTCGTCCTCGTCGCGTACGTCCTCTTCCTCGGGCTGTACGCGCTCCTCGTCTCCTTCGACGAGGACGGGCCCGCCGTCCGCGACCGGATCGCCGGGGTCGTCGTGCGCAGCCTGGGGCTCGTGCTCCTCGCCGTCCTCGTCTTCGTCGTCGCCTTCACCCTGTGGGAGGGCCGCGAGGCCCTCGTCCACCTCAACTTCTTCACCGAGGACATGAGCCTCGCCGGCCCCCTCGAACCGCTCGACGTCGGCGGCATCCTGCACGCCGTCGTCGGCACCCTCGAACAGGTCGGCATCGCCCTCGCGCTCACCGTGCCCTCCGGGATCGTCTGCGCGGTCTTCCTCAACGAGGTGCCCGGCCCCTTCGCGCGGCTCGTCCGCACGATCGTCGAGGCCATGACGGCGCTGCCGTCGATCGTCGCGGGCCTCTTCATCTACGCGACCGTCATCCTGGCCCTGGGCACGGAGCGGTCCGGCTTCGCCGCCTCGCTCGCCCTCTCCGTGATGATGCTCCCGATCATCATCCGCGCCGCCGACGTCGTCATCCGGCTGGTCCCCGGCACGCTGCGGGAGGCCTCGTACGCCATGGGGTCCTCGCGCTGGCGCACGGTCTGGCACGTCGTCCTGCCGACCGCCCGCTCCGGTCTGACCACCGCCGTCATCCTCGGCACCGCGCGCGGCGTGGGCGAGACCTCGCCCGTGCTGCTGACCGCCGGCTTCACCGCCGAGCTGAACGCGCTGCCGACCTCCGGCGCCCAGGTCTCCCTGCCGCTCGCCACCTTCGAGCTCGTCAAGTCACCCGAACCGAACATGATCGCCCGCGGCTTCGGCACCGCCGCCGTCCTCATGCTGCTCGTCCTGCTGCTCTTCGTCCTCGCCCGGATCGCGGGCGGCCGCGGCCCCGGGCAGCTGACGAAGCGCCAGGAGCGGCGCAGGGCCGAGGCGTCCCGGAAGGACGCGGCCCGGCAGGCCGCCGCCCCCCGGAGCGCTGCCCGGCCGGGCCGATCCGTACCCGCACCGTCGAGGAGTACGCCGTGA